In the Theobroma cacao cultivar B97-61/B2 chromosome 1, Criollo_cocoa_genome_V2, whole genome shotgun sequence genome, one interval contains:
- the LOC18613306 gene encoding 50S ribosomal protein L24: MGWKAAEKLIRHWKVLRGDNVMIIRGKDKGETGIIKRVIRSQNRVIVEGKNLVKKHIKQGPGHEGGIFTVEAPLHASNVQVVDPVTGKPCKVGVRYLEDGTKVRVSRGIGASGSIIPRPEILKIRTTPRPTVAGPKDTPMDLVLEKTYDSKTGKGMPDL, encoded by the exons ATGGGTTGGAAGGCAGCTGAGAAGCTCATTAGGCACTGGAAAGTTCTCAGGGGTGACAAT GTGATGATAATTAGGGGCAAAGATAAAGGTGAAACTGGCATTATCAAACGCGTTATTCGATCTCAGAATCGGGTTATTGTTGAAGGGAAAAATCTG gtaAAAAAGCACATTAAGCAAGGACCTGGTCATGAAGGTGGTATATTTACGGTTGAGGCTCCACTTCATGCCTCAAATGTTCAAGTTGTTGACCCCGTTACTGG GAAGCCTTGTAAGGTCGGAGTTAGATATCTAGAAGATGGAACTAAGGTGAGAGTATCTAGAGGTATAGGAGCATCTGGTTCTATAATTCCTCGCCCTGAGATCTTGAAGATAAGGACAACACCAAGACCTACAGTTG CTGGTCCCAAGGATACTCCAATGGATCTTGTATTGGAGAAGACATATGATTCTAAAACCGGGAAGGGTATGCCCGACCTTTAA
- the LOC18613309 gene encoding non-specific lipid transfer protein-like 1, whose protein sequence is MEGFKVFQVIAILAAVSVISVNGQISTSCTASMISSFTPCLNFITGSTSNGSSPTQGCCGAVKSLMSGSMDCACLIITANVPFQLPINRTLALGLPRACNMGGVPVQCKGSGTPLPAPGPVPFLLPPTLPPTAASPLSPRASKASAEGPASESDTPLDLIPASAPGDEDEPEDPSATINPGIRPVVQPSASNPSYISPPSLLILLIGITIFKLY, encoded by the exons ATGGAAGGTTTCAAGGTTTTCCAAGTCATTGCAATATTAGCAGCCGTGTCAGTCATTTCAGTTAATGGGCAAATTTCTACATCCTGCACAGCCTCAATGATCTCCAGCTTCACCCCATGCCTAAATTTTATCACTGGAAGCACCAGCAATGGCTCATCGCCAACTCAAGGCTGTTGCGGTGCAGTGAAGTCGCTCATGAGCGGTAGCATGGATTGTGCTTGTCTTATAATTACAGCAAATGTACCTTTCCAACTGCCCATAAACAGAACCCTGGCACTTGGTCTCCCCCGAGCTTGTAACATGGGTGGCGTTCCAGTGCAGTGCAAAG GTTCTGGCACTCCTCTACCTGCTCCAG GCCCTGTTCCTTTTCTACTTCCTCCGACTCTTCCACCAACAGCCGCGTCTCCTTTAAGTCCTAGAG CTTCCAAAGCTTCAGCGGAAGGTCCAGCATCGGAATCTGATACGCCCCTGGACTTAATTCCTGCATCAGCACCAGGAGATGAGGATGAACCAGAAGATCCCTCAGCCACAATAAATCCAGGGATTAGGCCAGTAGTACAGCCATCGGCATCTAATCCATCTTACATTTCCCCTCCATCACTACTCATATTATTGATTGGAATCACAATTTTCAAGCTCTATTGA
- the LOC18613310 gene encoding non-specific lipid-transfer protein-like protein At2g13820 yields MASRGLEMGLILVLMGMLWAKADAQSCTTALTSLSPCLNYITGNSSTPSPTCCSQLKSVVQSSPQCLCSALNSGASLGISINQTLALQLPGACQVQTPPISQCNAGTPSTPAAPPAASPTGSPSDSSDETPEGAITPSASDVPSGTGSKSVPSVDGGSSDASTAKASLRLILVLLFIATVTKY; encoded by the exons ATGGCTTCCAGAGGACTTGAGATGGGCCTAATCCTAGTCCTGATGGGAATGCTATGGGCTAAAGCCGACGCCCAAAGCTGCACCACGGCACTTACCAGCTTATCCCCATGCCTAAACTACATTACTGGAAATTCATCCACCCCATCGCCTACATGCTGCTCACAGCTGAAGAGCGTCGTTCAATCATCACCACAGTGTCTTTGCTCTGCGCTTAACAGTGGCGCTTCATTGGGAATTAGTATAAACCAGACTCTTGCTCTGCAACTCCCTGGTGCTTGTCAGGTGCAAACTCCACCAATTAGCCAGTGCAATG CTGGAACGCCTTCAACTCCAGCAGCTCCACCAGCAGCGTCTCCAACTGGTTCACCATCAGATTCTTCTGATGAGACACCCGAGGGTGCCATTACTCCTTCAGCGTCAGACGTTCCTTCTG GAACAGGATCTAAATCTGTCCCATCAGTTGACGGGGGATCATCCGATGCAAGCACAGCAAAAGCTTCCCTTCGTTTGATTCTCGTCCTTCTCTTCATTGCAACCGTCACCAAATACTGA